The proteins below are encoded in one region of Oncorhynchus nerka isolate Pitt River linkage group LG15, Oner_Uvic_2.0, whole genome shotgun sequence:
- the tpra1 gene encoding transmembrane protein adipocyte-associated 1 homolog, with translation MLDTVTAVVRFAQYNGSIFPTYVENTSAIPTWQPEFEANISKPHRCLQVLYEDIGESRVRFWDLVLLIPNVAFFMFLMWKLPSARAKIRLTSSPIFITFYILVFVVAAVGITRAIVSMTVSASSAATIIDKVLWEITRFFLLAIELSVIILGLAFGHLESKSSIKRVLAITAVLALGYSITQGTLEILYPDKHLSAEDFNIYGHGGRHFWLASSCFFFLVYSLIVILPKTPVRERISLPSKKSFYVYAAVLSLLNLVQGLGSALLCAGIIEGLCCVDVTTFLYFSVFAPLIYVTFLKGFFGSEPKILFSYKCQVDEPDDQADVHLPPTSTSGLGRKEQLEQGSFYSSTQIDGLTATGMAAYLDDVASGPFGAGSINSIDSDRWRAINA, from the exons ATGCTTGACACCGTGACTGCAGTGGTGAGGTTTGCACAATACAATGGCAGCATATTCCCAACTTATGTGGAGAACACATCAGCAATTCCAACCTGGCAACCAGAGTTTGAGGCCAACATCTCCAAGCCTCACAGATGTCTCCAGGTCCTATACGAGGACATTGGCGAGTCGAG AGTTCGGTTTTGGGACCTCGTGCTCCTCATTCCCAATGTGGCTTTCTTCATGTTCCTGATGTGGAAACTGCCCTCAGCCAGGGCCAAGATCCGGCTCACCTCCAGCCCCATCTTCATCACCTTCTACATACTG GTGTTTGTGGTGGCAGCGGTGGGAATCACCCGTGCCATAGTGTCCATGACCGTTAGTGCATCCAGTGCTGCCACCATCATTGACAAG GTGCTGTGGGAGATCACCCGCTTCTTTCTGCTAGCCATTGAGCTCAGTGTGATTATCTTGGGACTGGCTTTTG GCCACCTGGAGAGCAAGTCCAGTATAAAGCGTGTGCTGGCGATCACAGCTGTTCTGGCACTGGGTTACTCCATCACACAG GGCACCCTGGAGATCCTGTACCCTGACAAGCACCTTTCCGCCGAGGATTTCAATATCTACGGCCACGGGGGACGCCACTTCTGGTTGGCCAGCTCCTGTTTCTTCTTCCTG GTGTACTCTCTGATTGTCATCCTTCCCAAAACCCCGGTGAGGGAGAGGATATCCCTGCCAT CTAAGAAGAGTTTCTATGTGTATGCTGCTGTCCTGTCCCTGCTCAATCTGGTCCAGGGCCTGGGCAGCGCCCTGCTGTGTGCCGGCATCATAGAGGGGCTCTG CTGCGTGGACGTCACCACCTTCCTCTATTTCTCCGTGTTCGCCCCGCTCATCTACGTCACCTTCCTCAAAGGCTTCTTCGG ctcAGAGCCCAAGATCCTCTTCTCCTACAAGTGCCAGGTGGACGAGCCGGACGACCAGGCAGACGTCCACCTGCCCCCCACCTCGACATCTGGTCTGGGCCGCAAGGAGCAGCTGGAGCAAGGCTCCTTCTACTCCAGCACCCAGATAGACGGCCTGACTGCCACCGGCATGGCTGCCTACCTGGACGACGTGGCCTCTGGTCCTTTCGGGGCGGGCAGCATCAACAGCATCGACAGCGACCGCTGGAGGGCCATCAACGCCTAA
- the LOC115143612 gene encoding zinc finger protein RFP-like, with amino-acid sequence MSLCETEGPLLLDLSCPICLQLLSDPKSLPCSHVYCLACLGKYMDTDMASHFCPECQGEFQVSQALGNNFKMCSITESYEATTAGKVSSVTDGDGGDCHQGVVSPDQSNGETSECLLDIEQQEPHHTGKEASETGLGDTSAVSATPQKEELLVDVRTETETAMMDKSKLLLASQVTELTLRLQLAEDRLREEEAREAEVMTTNALLRKRAAKLLEQMTELTLNYVSGMTELIEMELRPSEESMGGRVCQASELREKLREAQLRAKSLLTEQDSGVFSDGLQAEQPHIMRLMVQKPLEELDNKSKVNPGRACAELERRSAELRAGVGVAQRSLHCVLNPSEVTFDLDTAHPSLVLSEDLKTVTFSTTKQPYPALPTRFSSFLQVLSTQSFWGGEHRWKVELDGYSPWIIGVCYNKAVARSGLTSALESSQGSWCLMWFNNQLRAFEQSHDIPLKRTLAVHRLEITLSFKTQRLSFYNISQCSGKTHVYTFKANLTEPVHLAYRMMSGQPKAHITVCS; translated from the coding sequence ATGTCACTGTGTGAGACTGAAGGACCATTGCTGCTGGACCTGAGCTGCCCTATCTGTCTGCAACTCCTCTCTGACCCCAAGTCCCTGCCCTGCAGCCACGTCTACTGCTTGGCCTGCCTTGGGAAGTACATGGACACTGACATGGCCAGCCACTTCTGCCCTGAGTGCCAGGGCGAGTTCCAGGTCTCCCAGGCACTTGGGAATAACTTCAAGATGTGCAGCATCACCGAGAGCTATGAAGCCACCACTGCAGGAAAGGTCAGCTCCGTCACAGATGGAGATGGTGGTGATTGCCACCAAGGGGTAGTGTCACCTGACCAGAGCAATGGTGAGACGTCTGAGTGTCTATTAGACATAGAGCAACAGGAGCCACATCATACAGGGAAGGAGGCATCTGAGACAGGCTTGGGAGATACGTCTGCAGTGTCCGCTACTCCTCAGAAGGAAGAACTGCTGGTGGATGTAAGGACCGAGACGGAGACGGCGATGATGGACAAGTCTAAACTACTATTAGCATCTCAGGTAACGGAGCTGACGCTGAGGCTTCAGTTGGCTGAGGATCgactgagggaggaggaggcgaGGGAGGCCGAGGTCATGACCACCAACGCCCTGTTGAGAAAAAGGGCGGCCAAGCTGCTAGAGCAGATGACGGAGCTGACTCTCAACTATGTTAGTGGGATGACGGAGTTGATCGAGATGGAACTGCGTCCCAGTGAGGAGAGCATGGGCGGACGTGTGTGCCAAGCCTCTGAGCTCAGGGAGAAGTTGAGAGAGGCCCAGCTTCGAGCCAAATCACTCCTGACCGAGCAAGACAGTGGGGTGTTCAGTGACGGGCTTCAGGCGGAACAACCGCACATCATGAGGCTGATGGTCCAGAAACCTCTAGAGGAGTTGGACAACAAGTCAAAAGTGAACCCGGGCCGTGCTTGCGCTGAGCTGGAACGGAGGAGTGCGGAGTTAAGGGCAGGAGTCGGGGTGGCCCAGCGCTCTCTGCACTGCGTCCTCAACCCCTCAGAGGTGACCTTTGACCTAGACACGGCCCACCCCAGCCTGGTCCTGTCAGAGGACCTGAAGACGGTGACCTTCAGCACCACAAAGCAGCCCTACCCGGCCCTGCCAACGAGGTTCAGTAGCTTCCTCCAGGTTCTGAGCACTCAGAGCTTTTGGGGAGGCGAGCATcgctggaaggtggagctggacggATATTCTCCGTGGATAATTGGGGTGTGCTACAACAAGGCGGTAGCACGCAGCGGGCTAACAAGCGCCCTGGAGAGCAGCCAGGGCTCCTGGTGCCTGATGTGGTTCAACAACCAGCTGAGGGCATTCGAACAGAGCCATGACATCCCCCTGAAGAGAACCCTGGCAGTACACAGACTGGAGATCACGTTGAGCTTTAAGACTCAGAGGCTGAGCTTCTATAACATCAGCCAATGCAGTGGGAAGACTCATGTGTATACCTTTAAGGCGAACCTCACGGAGCCGGTGCATCTGGCCTATAGGATGATGTCAGGCCAACCGAAGGCACACATAACAGTATGCTCCTGA